In Lactuca sativa cultivar Salinas chromosome 5, Lsat_Salinas_v11, whole genome shotgun sequence, the DNA window AGGATAAGTGGAACGTGGGTCTTGATGTTTGTGATGCCATATGGTTTCTCAGACTTAGAAGAAGACATGATAGAGCAGCGATCGATTAAAGAGTATCAGGTAAGATAAATAGGAGAACGAGCCAGAAGAAAATAGTGGCGGCAACGAGAAGGGTGCTGCACAAGAGAGATAGGATCGGAATTAGGGTTGTACACGATGGTCTCTGATATCATGTAATTGTGTATATTTCCCATAAATCGGCTCATTCTCATTAATCAATATATATACAAGATAAATACATTATGGGCTATAATACTAATACTTTGGGCCTAAATACAAACAATAATAATATAGCTAACAAAATAGCCTAAGTGTTGGGTGATTTTTGGACCTAATGACTTAAGGATTGGATAGTTGTGGTGCAACAGCAACATCAAATGATGAAGAATTGTATCACGAAAATTGTGTTTACATGGTTTATGAATCCTTAATCCCAAACATAAAGAATCGTATCATTCCTTAATCCCAACATAAAGAATTGTATCTCGAGAAGGATCTTTCTTTGGTAAATAAAatgtaaatatattttataaacttcaaAATGAAGCACATATGTGGTAGTTCACCAAGTAAATCCATTTAGTTTATAAACATTGGTGGTATGGTATCATTCTAATTAGGGAATATGTATGTTGTGCAATTTGAGGCTAAAAGAAAGTATATGTTTAGTGAGGATTAGGTGGCGATTTAGGTAGTGGATCACCGTGATTTGTTGGTTGTTTTCTATTCGAGGCTTCAAAGACATGATGTTTAATCATTAAAATCCATTATCATAAGGCAACAAATACAAAGATACTGCAATGTTGAGAGTCCAAGTAATAGAGATGTTATTATATGAGGATTGCAGAAGTAGATTTAGGTTTAGACGATATGAATCAAAATTCGTACGTATATTTAACGGATCTTTTAATGTGTTACATCCGTATGTTTATGCATCCTTTTCATATTTGTACAGAATGATTACAAACAAAAAGATGAGAAAAAACTTAAATGTACCGATTGTGGTGTAGCTTATATTCGGCTTATATCACGACCAAACACAAAGGTCGTTAGCCAGTTTATTGCCACGTAAAATCTATTCCTCCAGCTCACCACACGTGTCAGATAAGCCGAGCGCCATATGAACCAACTAGCGAATCCCGCAATCGACAACCCTTTCGCTTCCTACAATAAAGATTTCAGCACATGCACATGACTGTTACTATATGAGTACATGACTGTTACTGTGACTCTGACTGTAAACTTTTTGTCATGCCACCCAAAAAGGTGGGACTGACACTCTTGTTAGTTTGTTCAGTTTCATCCAGTCTAGTGGTTCCTATGTAAACAAATGCaacaaagtaaaaaataaaaataaaaaatttactaGTGTTACCTTGCTTTGCCTGAGATCTACAAGAGCCTTATAACTTCCAACAGTAGCCATGCTTCCCAAATGCTTATAAACAAACGGAGCTCCAAGTTCTATATCGCCAACACCATTAGCATGTCCACCACCCGCTTTACCGATCTTGTTTAGAAGTTCCGCCAAGTACTTCCCCTCCCTCTCCGCCACCTAAGCCACACTCACACCAATGGAAATttaaaaaagaataataataataacttttttaaatgagtaaattacacgtatggtccctatgatttacgataatttgcgtgtttggtccctaacttatttttttaactcagaaggtccctattgtttgtttttgttacgcgcttggtccctgtcttacctaaaataactattttgcccttgattttttaatttattcaaataaacacacccccaatctCACTctcctcaccttaccttacctaccctatCATTTtcccctatttaaataatagtcattttaggtaagacaggaccaaacacgtaacaaaaacaaacagtaggaccaagcgtgtaacaaacaCAAACAGTGGGGACTTTCCGCGTTAAAAGAATAAGTTAGGGGCCaagcgtgcaaattaccccaaaccatagggactagttgtgtaatttactcttataaaaaaaaaagattgaatAGAGAAAGTTAGGGAAATATAACATTTATCCGGACAACatttaatagaaaaaaaattacCTGGGCTAAAGCCGGAAGAGTCGGTTTGCCAGTACTCTCGAGGTACCCACTACAATCCCCAATAGCATATACATCCGGCATAGATGGTACCCTTAACCAATCATCAATCCCAATTCTATAAAAtgtaacaaaaaatatatattaataagacaaaaaaaaattcatcCGAAATCTAAACAAACATTTATTACCTTCCACCCGGAGCCTTTGGAAGATCCATTTTTTGAACAAAAGACGAGGGACCAACACCCGTGGACCACACCAACAACCCGTAAGGAACATCAGTTCCATCACTCAAAACTATCTTCTTAGGTTGAACATCCTTCACTGTTCCACGAACTAGCCGAACTCCCGACTATAACATTTTGATACgcgttaaatgcaagaaatagcaatgtatttccatttatttgtttattataaaaaGTATTATAGTTTTTGTTTCTTTTACCTTGGTCAATTGTTTAGTAGCATATACCCGAAGGCGATCATCAAATGAAGATAAGATATCGTTGGCCTACAAAATCTCACAAAATTGTTCAAGGTTCGTTCCTAATTTTACATACAGAAAGAATCTTGAAACGGGTAAGTCTCACCTCGATCAAGGTAACGTTAATGTAATCTTTGACATGAGAATATCTTTGATGAACATCTTTCATAATGAAATCACTGAGTTCACCACTGAATTCGACTCCAGTAGGACCACCTCCAACAACAACACAATGCAGAAGTCTTCGCTTTTCTTCATCGGAAACACCTGTGAGAAAACCATAGTCCCttcatatttgaaaaaaaaaaaaaaaaaaaacacaaaattaaaTAAGAATGTGAGAATTTGTGGAAGATAGATACCAGGAACATCGGAGATCATCAAGTTGAGAAGCAGCTTTCTGCGGATTTCTTGAGCATGGTGCACCTCGCGAAGGAAAATGGCGTGTTCTTTGACACCATTGATTCCAAAAGTTGAAGCTTCGGCTCCAGAGGCTATGATTAATTTGTCGTACGAAATCTTGAAATCCCATGGTTCGAGAGTTCGTAATCCGTCTGTTATAGTTTGGCAATGCACCTGTAGCATCACATTATCAAAATCAGATAATCAATTGGTTAAAAGCCTGATGATTGTGTTTCAATAGCAAAGTCGAAAAGCAATTGGATGCGTAATTTACTCCAATTTGAAGAATCCCAGATCGAAAAAATGGTTTTAGGCATATTTGAATTGGTCAAAGATTCCAACTTTTTCAACATTCAAGAATCTTGAATTGAAAACATGAAAGCATACCTCGTGATTCTTGGAATCAAGTCCTTTGCAATTAGCTAGGAAGAAATACGAACCGGGTTCGGTAGAAATCGCCGGTTGAATCCTCCCGATCGGCTCAGCAACAGACCGGAACTCGAGAGTGCCGACACAGGTAGAAGCCAACAAGGGAGTAAAAACCATATGGTTCCTAGGGGAAACGCAGACGACGTCGTATATACTGGTGTCGATCCCTTTCATCAGCCTACACCCTGCCCAACCGGAACCCAGAACCACCACTCTTGGCTTTTCGGTTTTCTTGGTTGGTCCAAGACCAGATACCGGAGGAGCAACAGCATCGCCGGCGGTGGCGAAGTGGTGAAGGTGTTGCAGAGAGAATAGAGTGGGTGTGAATTTGGCGGTGGAATGGTGTTTGACCGGAGAGGACAATCGTATCAGGTTCTTCAACCAATACATCACCGGAGACTGGAattatcgttttttttttttccgatgATTGAAGGGTTGAAAATACTGAATCCTAGTGATTGTGAAGTGAAGTGTTGTTAGCCAAAGGTGGGACAAAAGGGATAAAGGAAGAATTATGGCCAAGCAGGTGGCAAGATTTACAGATGGCAGCGGAGGTTGAAAGCGCCGACGCCCGGAGAACGACGTATTTGGCAACACGTGGGAGCGACTCGGTTGAACTGTGACTGAATTTCTAATCGAAAATTCAATGgtaaaatttaatataaaaaggaaaagaaaaatacttTGTTTGGGCAAAACGAAACATGTTTGAATATTATTTTTTAGGAATTCTATATTCTATAATCGAATCAAAAGACATCACAGAAACAGCAAATAGCCAATTCGCCTTTGCATTCTTGTGTTATATTTTGACTAATGTTAGAGATAGATTTTAACAATAGTTTggattttaatttataaattcatCACGTTTGTATATGTGTTTTTTGAGTTTTATGAATTTTGTTTTGTATAATTAATGAAGAGCATAAAGGTTGAAGATGAAaagtgtttcatctttaatttgGTCACTTGGTCACCACATGTTATGCACCTTATATTTTTTGGACTCGAAGACTTTTGGATTAATATTGTATTAACTATTAAGAATATATTCACGAAGATCCTCTTAAAAAATAGATTTATCAGTTTCCTGATTACAAAGACAAAGTATGCAATTTGTTTTAGTTTTTCTTAGAGGGCATGTACCAACAAGAAAAATGTCCTAACAAAACGTTTTCGCCAGCATTTCTCTGGTGGGTACCTCTACATCATTGTTCCTCAAATTGATtaccaagaaaaaaaaaatcaatattctTCAAATCGATTACAAATATTGACACGTGGGCTTCTTGGGTTTCATCTTGTAGTTGCGATGTAAACATAGATTTTGTGtcaacccaaacccaaaacctCTTTTAACATTTAATAGCTTACTAGGTGTGagccccgtgtattacacgggttgatttaaaaaaatattaagcattaaaatataaacaaaaaatattttttaatatataattttaaaataaggaagaaagaaacgtatttattgcaatttaatatcaaatatatgatattttactttacatatataagtaagtatatgattttaattctaaacattgaaacaaaccaaaaattgacaagtggataatatttaatttcaaaaatactacaaaatgacaagtgtcaaaactcatgagagattgacatgtggcaaaaaaaaccttcatttattaaggaagaTTGTTCTTATATAATGAATTAAGCATAAGGATTTGTAGAGTATAATTATAACAACATTGACTAGTTGTGTACATAGGACATAGTTTCTTATCTATATATGTCACaaacttatattttatttatgtgtaCCTTAAGACTTGTCAACCCAAAGCCAAAACCTCTTTAACATTAATCTTCATTCC includes these proteins:
- the LOC111912577 gene encoding internal alternative NAD(P)H-ubiquinone oxidoreductase A1, mitochondrial, whose amino-acid sequence is MYWLKNLIRLSSPVKHHSTAKFTPTLFSLQHLHHFATAGDAVAPPVSGLGPTKKTEKPRVVVLGSGWAGCRLMKGIDTSIYDVVCVSPRNHMVFTPLLASTCVGTLEFRSVAEPIGRIQPAISTEPGSYFFLANCKGLDSKNHEVHCQTITDGLRTLEPWDFKISYDKLIIASGAEASTFGINGVKEHAIFLREVHHAQEIRRKLLLNLMISDVPGVSDEEKRRLLHCVVVGGGPTGVEFSGELSDFIMKDVHQRYSHVKDYINVTLIEANDILSSFDDRLRVYATKQLTKSGVRLVRGTVKDVQPKKIVLSDGTDVPYGLLVWSTGVGPSSFVQKMDLPKAPGGRIGIDDWLRVPSMPDVYAIGDCSGYLESTGKPTLPALAQVAEREGKYLAELLNKIGKAGGGHANGVGDIELGAPFVYKHLGSMATVGSYKALVDLRQSKEAKGLSIAGFASWFIWRSAYLTRVVSWRNRFYVAINWLTTFVFGRDISRI